CCAGAAGGAGGTGATTTGAACATGGCTAAGGAACTTAGGGAAATTAACCTTGCTTTCAAGGGAATGGGTACTTTGGTGAATGAGGTCTTCGTTCAAAACAAGGTGTAGAAAAAGCATTTGACTCTCCTTAAAATTCTTGTTTTCCAAAAGTCTGAAAACAATCTCTCACATGTGCTAACCCCCTTTTCACTTAACTGCAGGCTCTTAACTCACGAATAGATGATCTGTTGGTGACTGTGGAGAACATTCAATCTGAGTTAGTGAGGGTGAAAAAACCAGTTTCTTCAAGTGAAGTCACTGACCTTACTCCTAATGAGAATGGCTCAACTGCAGCTGGAGGTAGTGAGGACGTCACAGACACCACCAAACAATGTGTGGGTAACAAATCTGATGTTGGGATTGAAGAAACCAATCCTGACAATACAAAGAAGCAACTGGACAGTACAAACAATAGGTTCAGTACTCCCGTAGTGCAAAACAAACAGCAAGTTGGGGGTAACAGTACCACCAATAGTCTTCCAAGTCCAACACAGGTTGTTCATTTtacttaaaataaatataatcgtGTGTGTTTAGTCATTACCACAGTACAATACTACCATTAACTGTCATCAAACATAGTTTCTTATGCTACCTCATTTTGCCTAATGCTCCAAACATTGTAAAACATTGTCAACACTAACACATTACCATAGTACAATACTACCATTAACTGTCATCAAACATTGTCATACAGTTTCAATACTGTCACATACCACAACACATTATCCAACTTAGAGTACATTACAACTAATTTAAAAGGTCTAGGAACCTACTTCAAAACAACACTACGTAAATCGTGACACAGTGACTCGAACACAACATAGCAATATTGTTCCACTAATGCCTTCATCTATTCTATGTGTGATCTGCAACCGGCAATAACAGAACTAGTGTAAATTACAACATCTGCAAGTTAAATAACAGAGAAAAGGTTCACCAAATAACTCAATACCTTAACAAATAACTCAATACCTTATCATTCACGCATACTGTTGTCTTCTTCCATAATCTGACTCGGACCAGCATTAGTGTCTTGTGTCAAAACTTTATGTTGTTCACGGTTAGGACAAGTTTTGCGATTGTGACCCTGCACCCCACAATTACCACAGCGAATGCTTCTTTTCTGTTTCTGGCCAGCTTGATTTGATTTGTTCCCACAACCCTTTGTTCTAACTACAAGAGGATTTTGAAGGTGGCTGTCTTTGTCTTCCCCAACAAGAACACCCTCACCCAAGGAttgtgctgctgctgctgctctTTGTTCAAGCCTTTTTTTCTGGGCCATTATGACAACATTCGTCTCTTCATAATCCATGAAGTTCCTACATGCTAATTTGTTCATCTGCCTGCAATTCTCATTTAAGGCAACATTTCTGCAAACTGTCATTGGATCCCAAACATTAGAATCACCATTGCATGGAAGAGAATCTTTGACATGTTTTGTCCATCTCGCCGAGATTAGGCTCTCTGGAAGGTCAACCTTATCTAGTTCAACCAAGACAGCGACAATATGATCACATGGGATACCTACGGACTCCATCCTTAGGCATGAGCATTTGAACTCTTCAGTAGATGGACAAAACGTGACATGCCATTCCTTTTCTTTCCTGCGGTACATGAACACAAAATAGATATGGCACATTGTTGTCTTCTTGTACCCCCGCACCCTAAATGTTGAAGCCCTTTCAAGCAACTTTcgaaacataaaaaaaatctgCCTTGTGTATATTTCTGATGCCGACTTCTCAAGCCTTTTTAAATATGTGAGCAAAACTTGCTTACCGTGAATAGATTTGAAGTCATCATCAATTTCCTTGAATCTAAAGTAACTGCAGCATCGTGAAAAGTTCTCTAAGAAATCCCTTAAATTATTACGGAAATTCACATATCTTCCAACTTGAGCATGTAACCCTTCAACACGCGATGTCGTCCGAAATCCAGCAAAGAAATGTCCACGCATGTGTGCAGTGGCCCACATCGACCTTTTCTCATAAGTTTCTTTCACCCATTCATTATCTTGAACTCCACACTCCACAACCATCTCCTCCCATAGTGCCTCAAATTCTGCAATGTCATGGTCACCCAACATACAATTCTTAAACAGAGCAGTGAACCTGGGGTTTGAAACATTACTAGTTGCATTCTGAATCAGATGCCAGCCACACAGTCTATGATGCGCCGTTGGAAAAACTCTTCTAATAGCATTCTTCATTGCTTTGTCACCGTTAGTAATAACAGACAATGGCATCTTACCTTTCATTGCATCTAGAAACTGATTAAGCACCCACACATATGTTTCTTCCTTTTCATTAGAAACTATTGCAGCACCAAAAATTATTGTTCTATTGTGATGGTTGACACCACAGAAGACCACCAGTGGACAAAAATATTTGTTCCTCCTGTAAGTTGCATCAAAAGCTATGACATCTCCGAATAGCTTGTAATCCTTCTGGCTATGCCCATCAGCCCAAAACAAATGTTGCAGCCTACCATTCTCATTTGCAATGTGCCTCCAATACATGTCTGAATCAGTAGTTTTAAGACTACGTAAATAAGATAACGCACCTCTAGCATCTGGAAGTTCATTTCTCCTCTGCTTATCTAATTCATTGAACATATCCTGCATCGTGTGCCCTACATTTTCATATCCACCCTTCTGACTTGCTAAGGAAGCTAATACATGA
This portion of the Lotus japonicus ecotype B-129 chromosome 3, LjGifu_v1.2 genome encodes:
- the LOC130743708 gene encoding protein FAR1-RELATED SEQUENCE 5-like, which gives rise to MIGEVGSVALNDENNMEHDHLQHGMQMNADENEQPETNGVEGEPRSQVRKMISIDGIQDMGNVNFKILSSTEVKDYDFLDRDVAFTFYNLYARMNGFSARRGKVCHKQGHKVDKFGDLRTRKREPKRDIRCFCKAECRVHMDYDTGRWYVKSFADEHSHLLYMDKHAGLLARHRRMNDADVTQLKDMRRVGISTRHVLASLASQKGGYENVGHTMQDMFNELDKQRRNELPDARGALSYLRSLKTTDSDMYWRHIANENGRLQHLFWADGHSQKDYKLFGDVIAFDATYRRNKYFCPLVVFCGVNHHNRTIIFGAAIVSNEKEETYVWVLNQFLDAMKGKMPLSVITNGDKAMKNAIRRVFPTAHHRLCGWHLIQNATSNVSNPRFTALFKNCMLGDHDIAEFEALWEEMVVECGVQDNEWVKETYEKRSMWATAHMRGHFFAGFRTTSRVEGLHAQVGRYVNFRNNLRDFLENFSRCCSYFRFKEIDDDFKSIHGKQVLLTYLKRLEKSASEIYTRQIFFMFRKLLERASTFRVRGYKKTTMCHIYFVFMYRRKEKEWHVTFCPSTEEFKCSCLRMESVGIPCDHIVAVLVELDKVDLPESLISARWTKHVKDSLPCNGDSNVWDPMTVCRNVALNENCRQMNKLACRNFMDYEETNVVIMAQKKRLEQRAAAAAQSLGEGVLVGEDKDSHLQNPLVVRTKGCGNKSNQAGQKQKRSIRCGNCGVQGHNRKTCPNREQHKVLTQDTNAGPSQIMEEDNSMRE